A single Triticum dicoccoides isolate Atlit2015 ecotype Zavitan chromosome 2A, WEW_v2.0, whole genome shotgun sequence DNA region contains:
- the LOC119356391 gene encoding transcription factor bHLH94-like yields MTLDALCAAGDVLVYDTFNAAAAVSAAPAESSLLFCDVAGAAWMAGSAAAEAPAVTIVPVEEGEKAQGRRKRRRRARSCKNREDAESQRMTHIAVERNRRRQMNEYLAVLRSLMPESYAHRGDQASIVGGAIDFVKELEQLLQSLEAQKRTLLAQPQQEHKPLPIRDAMPSSSKTVTAAATTTTSSGSGEGKQASAMREGMGPPFAGFFTYPQYVCRLPPRDDADDRAGAADIEVTLVETHANVRVMAPRRPGQLLRMVAGMEALRLTVLHLNVTTLGSLALYSLSVKVEEGCGPTTADDIAAAVHHVLCLVDAEATSQRLLAGGQQEILS; encoded by the exons ATGACGCTGGATGCCCTGTGCGCGGCCGGCGACGTCCTCGTCTACGACACCTTCAACGCGGCGGCGGCCGTGAGTGCCGCGCCGGCCGAGAGCAGCCTCCTCTTCTGCGACGTCGCCGGAGCGGCATGGATGGCGGGGTCTGCTGCCGCTGAGGCGCCGGCTGTGACCATAGTGCCGGTGGAAGAAGGGGAGAAGGCGCAGGGGAggaggaagcggcggcggcgggcgaggagCTGCAAGAATCGCGAGGACGCCGAGAGCCAGCGGATGACCCACATTGCCGTCGAGCGCAACCGCCGCCGCCAGATGAACGAGTACCTCGCCGTGCTCCGCTCCCTCATGCCGGAGTCCTACGCCCACCGG GGCGACCAAGCATCCATTGTCGGCGGCGCCATCGATTTCGTCAAGGAGCTCGAGCAGCTGCTGCAGTCCCTGGAGGCGCAGAAGCGCACGCTCCTCGCCCAGCCGCAGCAGGAGCACAAGCCGCTGCCCATCCGTGACGCGATGCCATCGTCGAGCAAAACGGTCACGGCCGCGGCGACAACTACGACGAGCAGCGGCAGCGGCGAGGGCAAGCAGGCGTCGGCGATGCGCGAGGGGATGGGTCCGCCGTTCGCGGGGTTCTTCACGTACCCACAGTACGTGTGTCGCCTCCCGCCGCGGGACGACGCCGACGACCGCGCCGGGGCGGCGGACATCGAGGTGACGCTGGTGGAGACGCACGCCAACGTCCGGGTGATGGCGCCGCGGCGGCCGGGGCAGCTGCTCAGGATGGTCGCCGGGATGGAGGCGCTCAGGCTCACCGTGCTGCACCTCAACGTCACCACGCTCGGCTCGCTCGCGCTCTACTCCCTCAGCGTCAAG GTGGAGGAAGGGTGCGGGCCGACGACGGCGGACGACATCGCCGCGGCGGTGCACCATGTGCTCTGCCTCGTCGACGCCGAGGCGACGTCGCAGCGGCTGCTCGCCGGTGGGCAGCAGGAGATTTTAAGTTAG